One stretch of Carassius gibelio isolate Cgi1373 ecotype wild population from Czech Republic chromosome B1, carGib1.2-hapl.c, whole genome shotgun sequence DNA includes these proteins:
- the LOC127949390 gene encoding small integral membrane protein 14-like, whose translation MAEGGFDPCECICSHEHAMRRLISLLRQSQSYCTDTECLQEMPGPNSSVEGDITLPLIIMGWLVLALMLFLFRPASMRGPSASGKPSGPHGNHGREPPAPPVD comes from the exons ATGGCAGAGGGAGGTTTTGACCCCTGTGAGTGCATCTGCTCTCATGAACATGCCATGAGGAGACTCATCAGTCTG CTGAGGCAGTCCCAGTCCTACTGTACAGACACAGAGTGCCTTCAGGAGA TGCCAGGCCCCAACTCCTCTGTAGAAGGGGACATCACTCTACCCCTGATTATTATGGGATGGCTAGTTCTAGCTCTCATGCTATTCTTGTTCCGCCCAGCCAGCATGAGAGGTCCTTCAGCCAGCGGCAAGCCCTCCGGTCCCCATGGT AATCATGGCAGAGAGCCACCAGCACCTCCTGTGGACTAG